A single Rhizobium etli CFN 42 DNA region contains:
- a CDS encoding two-component system VirA-like sensor kinase, with protein sequence MNERYSPTRQNFKMGARSWSIPALTVTAVIFGVMAVVCWQDNETNWAILTQLRAINIDSASLQRDVLRARTGMVTTYRPILSRLGNLRRNLENLKLRFQQSPLLSGDDFSQMLNQLKVSVDTTDAAVATFGAQNVLLQDSLASFTRALSILPGPSSTDQRGQFLKLDNLMLQYIRQPSPALSGAISLELDRIQNTRGADEATLRILSREGPIILSLLPRVNDAVNVIQISDATEIAERLQRRCLEAYSLESVREQRARTFLGFVAVCLCIYIISLVYRLRRKTDWLARRLDHEELIKEIGVCFEADGVSAPSLESSAQVALEIIQRFFNADACALALVDHGDRWAVETFAATLPLPVWEDRTLREMVSLAKSNERASVFRVMPTRKTGCFSREIPGLSILLAHKSTDQLIAICSLGYQSYHLRASAGEIQLLELATACLCHHIDVRRKQTECGILGRRLEHAERLQAVGTLAGGIAHEFNNILGAIIGHAEMAQNSLRRSSVARKYIEHIISSGDRARLIIDQILTLSRKRERVITPFSVSELVTEIAPLLRVALPRNIDLNFRFDDKRTVVEGSPLELQQMLMNLCKNASQAINTDGRIDIVVDRIVSGPKALAHGIMPAGDYVLLCVSDTGEGISEAVLPHIFEPFFTTRARCGGTGLGLAAVHGQVSGFAGYIDVASAVGEGTRFDIYLPPSSREPVSPDTFFGRYETPRGRGETVALVEPDLVLREVYEDNIAALGYEPAGFRTFGQFQDWISKGKQADLILIDYSSLPRNQAAIALQPAFKTAVIVIGESGLNMSSLGDDMLSALFLPKPLSSRTMAYAISLKIRTQGAIR encoded by the coding sequence ATGAATGAAAGATATTCACCGACTCGCCAGAATTTCAAAATGGGTGCAAGGTCGTGGTCTATCCCAGCCCTCACCGTTACTGCGGTGATCTTTGGCGTGATGGCAGTTGTATGCTGGCAGGACAACGAAACCAATTGGGCAATCCTTACCCAGCTGCGAGCGATCAATATCGACAGCGCCTCGTTGCAGCGGGATGTCCTCCGCGCCCGTACCGGTATGGTTACGACCTACCGGCCCATCCTTTCCAGGTTAGGAAATTTGCGAAGAAATCTGGAAAATCTTAAGCTGCGGTTTCAACAATCTCCCCTTTTGAGCGGCGACGATTTCTCTCAAATGCTGAACCAGCTGAAGGTGTCCGTGGACACGACCGATGCTGCCGTCGCAACCTTTGGCGCGCAGAACGTCCTCCTGCAGGATTCGCTGGCCAGCTTCACCCGCGCGCTCAGCATTCTTCCAGGACCGTCGTCTACGGATCAAAGGGGCCAATTCCTGAAACTGGATAACCTGATGCTGCAGTATATACGTCAGCCAAGCCCAGCTCTTTCGGGGGCGATTAGCCTTGAACTTGACAGGATCCAAAACACCCGCGGTGCAGATGAAGCCACGTTGCGCATACTTTCGCGCGAGGGGCCAATTATTCTGTCGCTCTTGCCCCGGGTAAACGATGCGGTAAACGTGATTCAGATCTCCGATGCCACTGAAATCGCCGAAAGATTGCAGCGCAGATGTCTGGAGGCGTACAGCTTGGAAAGCGTGAGGGAGCAGCGTGCACGAACCTTCCTGGGTTTTGTTGCGGTTTGCCTCTGCATCTACATCATTTCACTGGTCTACCGGCTACGCCGCAAGACTGACTGGCTAGCGAGGCGGCTGGACCACGAGGAATTGATCAAGGAGATCGGCGTTTGTTTCGAAGCTGACGGAGTCTCGGCGCCATCGCTTGAGTCCTCGGCGCAAGTTGCGCTTGAAATTATCCAGCGCTTCTTTAATGCCGATGCATGCGCGCTGGCACTGGTGGACCACGGCGACAGGTGGGCTGTTGAAACTTTCGCCGCGACGCTTCCTTTGCCGGTATGGGAGGACCGGACGCTACGCGAAATGGTCTCGCTTGCCAAGTCGAATGAACGGGCGTCGGTGTTTCGCGTCATGCCGACGCGCAAGACTGGCTGTTTTTCGCGGGAAATTCCGGGCCTCTCGATACTTCTGGCACATAAATCCACGGATCAGTTGATAGCAATTTGCTCCCTGGGCTACCAAAGCTATCATCTGCGAGCGAGTGCTGGTGAAATTCAGCTCCTCGAACTCGCTACGGCCTGTCTATGTCATCACATCGATGTGCGGCGCAAGCAAACCGAATGTGGTATTCTTGGGAGACGCCTGGAGCATGCGGAACGCCTTCAGGCAGTCGGAACACTCGCCGGTGGAATAGCGCACGAATTCAACAACATCCTGGGCGCGATCATCGGGCACGCCGAAATGGCGCAAAATTCATTGCGTCGATCTTCGGTCGCGCGAAAATACATCGAGCATATAATCTCTTCGGGCGACCGGGCCAGGCTCATCATCGACCAGATTCTGACGTTGAGCCGAAAGCGGGAACGCGTGATCACGCCGTTCAGTGTCTCGGAACTCGTGACGGAAATCGCGCCATTGTTACGCGTTGCGTTGCCACGCAACATCGACCTCAATTTCCGGTTTGACGACAAACGGACCGTGGTCGAGGGAAGTCCTCTTGAGCTTCAGCAGATGTTGATGAATCTATGCAAGAACGCGTCACAAGCCATTAATACTGACGGTCGGATCGACATCGTCGTTGACCGGATTGTATCCGGACCGAAAGCACTGGCGCATGGTATCATGCCAGCCGGTGATTATGTTCTTCTATGTGTCAGTGATACCGGTGAAGGCATTTCCGAGGCTGTCCTGCCTCACATTTTCGAACCGTTCTTCACCACGCGCGCTCGTTGCGGTGGTACTGGCTTGGGGCTCGCCGCCGTCCACGGGCAAGTCAGCGGTTTTGCAGGATACATTGATGTTGCTTCAGCCGTTGGCGAGGGGACGCGTTTTGACATCTATCTGCCGCCATCCTCTAGGGAACCCGTCAGTCCCGACACATTTTTCGGCCGCTATGAAACGCCGCGCGGGAGGGGCGAGACAGTAGCACTCGTTGAGCCTGATCTCGTCTTGCGGGAGGTTTACGAGGACAATATCGCAGCTCTGGGCTATGAGCCTGCTGGTTTTAGAACATTTGGTCAGTTTCAAGACTGGATTTCGAAAGGCAAACAAGCCGATCTGATTCTGATCGACTACTCGTCCCTTCCCAGAAATCAGGCTGCGATTGCCCTGCAGCCGGCTTTCAAGACCGCCGTCATCGTCATTGGAGAAAGTGGCCTGAACATGTCTTCCCTGGGGGACGACATGTTGAGCGCCCTGTTTCTGCCGAAGCCCTTATCTTCCAGAACCATGGCGTATGCAATTAGTCTCAAGATCAGGACACAGGGTGCTATCCGGTGA
- a CDS encoding type IV secretion system lytic transglycosylase VirB1, with protein sequence MLRETVPLSIVMLVWVCPPSDAAPLSFDEFNRFARECAPSVAPSTLAAIARVESRLDPLTVHDNTTRETLRWNNHAQAAQAVMERLKARHSLDVGLMQINSGNFSGLSLSAALALDACTSLSVAAKLLGRSYAGGETPSMKQLALRKAISAYNTGDFTHGFTNGYVRKVELAAQQLVPPITGRTTDDRDKPRSEETWDVWGSYKRLSPEGKSGGASGAPTVPDRDTRRIEDDDRLPFDLDQGGQQ encoded by the coding sequence ATGCTCAGGGAAACGGTACCGCTTTCGATCGTCATGCTGGTCTGGGTGTGCCCGCCGAGCGACGCGGCGCCGCTCTCTTTTGACGAGTTCAATCGTTTCGCTCGCGAATGCGCCCCCTCCGTTGCACCATCTACGCTCGCGGCGATCGCAAGGGTCGAGAGCCGCCTTGATCCGCTCACTGTACATGACAATACCACGCGCGAAACGCTTCGCTGGAACAACCACGCACAGGCAGCACAGGCCGTGATGGAGCGCCTCAAGGCCCGGCACTCGCTCGATGTCGGTCTCATGCAGATCAATTCTGGGAATTTCTCCGGTCTGAGCCTGTCAGCCGCCCTTGCCCTTGACGCATGTACCTCATTGTCCGTCGCGGCAAAACTGCTTGGTCGCAGTTATGCAGGGGGCGAAACGCCCAGTATGAAGCAACTGGCGCTTCGCAAGGCAATCTCGGCCTACAACACCGGTGACTTCACGCACGGCTTTACGAACGGCTACGTCCGAAAGGTCGAACTCGCCGCTCAACAACTCGTCCCGCCGATCACCGGGCGAACAACGGATGATCGCGATAAGCCGCGATCCGAAGAAACATGGGATGTTTGGGGCTCATACAAACGTCTTTCTCCCGAGGGCAAGTCTGGCGGCGCGTCCGGTGCGCCAACTGTGCCTGACCGGGACACTCGCAGGATCGAAGACGACGATCGACTGCCGTTTGACTTGGATCAAGGAGGTCAGCAATGA